From the Lampris incognitus isolate fLamInc1 chromosome 6, fLamInc1.hap2, whole genome shotgun sequence genome, one window contains:
- the pard6a gene encoding partitioning defective 6 homolog alpha: MSRHQQRTPFKITDDVVEVKSKFEAEYRRFALKRNGLGSFREFYRLLQTVHCIPGVDVLLGYADVHGDLLPINNDDNLHKAVTSANPLLRIIITKREDEPAIFATNSLQRRKKGLGLTGLRGTTGSSSTNQKNRPGLLISLPQDFRQISSIIDVDILPETHRRVRLHKHGTNKPLGFYIRDGVSVRVTPQGVEKVPGVFISRLVHGGLAESTGLLGVNDEILEVNGIDVAGKSLDQVTDMMVANSHNLIITVKPANQRNNVTHHRSKTSVYNASMGSVGSTGPVSSHESPCHASQSTITSASNSLMEGNSEDEDDDSDFIIENDSLMPYVSDSVTNGNNCNYNRDFSSNMQHGSIATVPTE, from the exons ATGTCACGACACCAGCAAAGGACGCCGTTTAAAATCACGGACGACGTGGTGGAGGTCAAGAGCAAA TTTGAGGCAGAGTATCGTCGTTTTGCGTTAAAGAGAAATGGTCTCGGCAGCTTCCGGGAGTTCTACCGCCTGCTTCAGACCGTCCACTGCATCCCAGGTGTGGACGTCTTGTTAGGATACGCCGATGTCCACGGAGACCTGCTGCCCATCAACAACGATGACAACCTGCACAAGGCGGTGACCTCGGCGAATCCTCTGCTCCGCATTATCATAACCAAAAGAG AGGATGAGCCTGCGATCTTTGCCACCAATTCCCTCCAGAGGCGTAAGAAGGGGTTGGGCTTGACTGGCCTCCGAGGCACAACCGGCTCGAGCTCCACTAACCAGAAAAACAGACCGGGCCTTCTGATTAGCTTGCCCCAGGACTTCAGACAGATTTCATCTATCATCGATGTTGACATCTTGCCAGAGACGCACCGACGGGTACGACTCCACAAACATGGTACCAACAAACCCCTGGGTTTCTACATCCGTGACGGAGTGAGCGTACGTGTGACCCCACAGGGCGTAGAAAAG GTCCCCGGGGTGTTCATATCTCGTCTGGTACACGGTGGGCTGGCTGAGAGCACTGGGCTGCTGGGGGTTAATGATGAGATCCTGGAAGTCAATGGCATTGACGTGGCTGGAAAATCTCTGGATCAG GTGACAGACATGATGGTGGCTAACAGTCACAACCTTATCATCACAGTGAAACCAGCCAACCAGAGGAATAACGTGACGCATCATAGGAGTAAGACGTCGGTCTACAATGCCTCTATGGGCTCAGTTGGGAGCACAGGCCCTGTCTCATCACATGAGTCACCATGCCATGCATCTCAGAGCACCATCACTAGTGCAAG TAACAGTCTCATGGAGGGCAACagtgaggatgaagatgatgacaGTGACTTCATCATCGAAAATGACAGCCTGATGCCTTACGTTTCCGACAGCGTAACCAATGGCAACAACTGCAATTACAACAGAGACTTTTCAAGCAACATGCAGCATGGCTCAATAGCGACCGTCCCTACAGAGTGA